Proteins encoded together in one Camelina sativa cultivar DH55 chromosome 9, Cs, whole genome shotgun sequence window:
- the LOC104715377 gene encoding uncharacterized protein LOC104715377 gives MGPPTVETQAWSVADLLTPSTSSWNIDRLNRVLPAYKDDILKLKASKKGAPDKWAWLPSTDGQYSTKAGYHVSQSNEQCPTPSGSSPHPDSFNLQKNIWSIKASQKVKLLMWKIVQQAIPVGSNLTHCNISGNVNCPHCTKIESELHMFFTCPFATQVWDLAPFSIDFVPQLITSTTEGIKTVNQLVCLPPTGVGGGPLAPWILWVLWTSRNKLLFNKKQILPE, from the coding sequence ATGGGCCCTCCAACTGTGGAAACTCAAGCGTGGTCAGTGGCTGACCTCCTCACACCAAGCACATCCTCTTGGAACATTGATCGTCTCAACAGAGTGCTACCAGCATATAAAGATGACATCCTAAAGCTTAAAGCTAGCAAGAAAGGCGCCCCAGACAAGTGGGCATGGCTACCATCAACTGATGGGCAATACTCCACCAAAGCAGGTTACCATGTAAGTCAATCAAACGAACAGTGTCCAACTCCCTCAGGTAGTTCCCCGCATCCTGACAGCTTTAACTTGCAAAAGAATATTTGGAGTATTAAGGCATCACAAAAAGTTAAACTCCTGATGTGGAAAATTGTACAACAAGCCATTCCAGTGGGAAGCAACCTTACTCACTGTAATATCTCGGGGAATGTTAATTGCCCGCATTGTACCAAGATCGAGTCTGAGCTCCATATGTTCTTCACTTGCCCTTTCGCGACTCAAGTCTGGGATTTGGCCCCCTTCAGTATCGATTTCGTCCCACAACTGATAACATCAACCACTGAAGGCATAAAGACAGTAAATCAGTTGGTTTGCCTACCACCTACTGGCGTTGGCGGTGGTCCCTTGGCTCCATGGATTCTCTGGGTTCTATGGACTTCTCGCAACAAGCTCCTGTTTAATAAGAAACAGATCCTACCGGAATAA
- the LOC104715378 gene encoding prostatic spermine-binding protein-like has translation MDTWNDITDSMDPNNGNKYELKSQSDHIRKLLKMCCRNSLAKKVDDSNDTDSDDIDSDVSKNEDDDGNSSDEDYCEEEEDKEDEGFYEIVYVDEEDSEGDDEDDTDDTEDDEYDSE, from the coding sequence ATGGATACTTGGAATGATATAACAGACTCGATGGATCCGAATAACGGCAACAAGTATGAGCTTAAATCACAAAGTGATCATATTCGTAAGTTGCTAAAGATGTGCTGCCGAAATTCTTTGGCGAAGAAGGTGGATGATTCTAATGACACTGACTCGGATGATATCGACTCTGATGTATCCAAAAATGAAGACGATGATGGAAACAGTTCTGATGAGGattattgtgaagaagaagaagataaagaagatgaaggcTTTTATGAAATAGTGTATGTAGACGAAGAAGATAGTGAAGGCGATGATGAGGATGACACTGATGATACTGAAGACGATGAATATGATTCTGAATAA